In Streptomyces chartreusis NRRL 3882, the following are encoded in one genomic region:
- a CDS encoding FAD-dependent oxidoreductase, whose product MHRITVVGGGFAGLTAAITAAEAGAKVTIHEAHHTLGGRARTAEGPYRTNEGPHALYNGGPHWAWLKQRDLIGPLAPLPPLEAARLRLRHHGALRRTPPFPMLKLLRRTAEQAPVDADFLTWATGIAGEEGARAAAHYSAVALFHHDPGSLSAAFVQERLRRATKLPPEAHYPRGGWATLIDRMAARAWNLGVRIETLSRVDTLPTDTPVVVATSLDAARRLLGDDSLTWPSGRAVLVDLAVRTRRGDAFVVSDLDAPGWLERFTAQDRSLAPADEQLIQGHLPIAPHESKADGTARAEQLLDLGFPGWRERVTWRREAVANGRTGAVDLPGTSWRDRPSVDRGDGVYLAGDQVAAPGVLSEVSFNSALTAVSLALGRRELDLKQA is encoded by the coding sequence ATGCACCGCATCACCGTCGTCGGCGGCGGCTTCGCCGGCCTGACCGCCGCCATCACCGCCGCCGAGGCGGGCGCCAAGGTCACCATCCACGAAGCCCACCACACCCTCGGCGGCCGGGCCCGCACCGCCGAGGGCCCCTACCGCACGAACGAGGGCCCGCACGCCCTCTACAACGGCGGCCCGCACTGGGCCTGGCTCAAGCAGCGCGACCTCATAGGGCCGCTCGCCCCGCTCCCGCCCCTCGAGGCCGCCCGGCTGCGGCTGCGGCACCACGGCGCGCTGCGCCGCACCCCGCCCTTCCCGATGCTGAAGCTGCTGCGCCGGACCGCCGAACAGGCGCCCGTGGACGCCGACTTCCTGACCTGGGCGACCGGCATCGCCGGCGAGGAGGGGGCCCGGGCCGCCGCCCACTACTCGGCCGTCGCCCTCTTCCACCACGACCCCGGTTCCCTGTCGGCCGCGTTCGTGCAGGAGCGCCTGCGCCGCGCCACCAAGTTGCCGCCCGAGGCGCACTACCCGCGCGGGGGCTGGGCCACCCTGATCGACCGGATGGCCGCCCGCGCCTGGAACCTGGGCGTGCGGATCGAGACCCTGTCCCGCGTCGACACGCTCCCCACCGACACGCCGGTCGTCGTCGCCACCTCCCTCGACGCCGCCCGGCGGCTGCTCGGCGACGACTCGCTGACCTGGCCGAGCGGCCGTGCCGTCCTCGTCGACCTCGCCGTGCGCACCCGGCGCGGGGACGCCTTCGTGGTCTCCGACCTCGACGCGCCCGGCTGGCTCGAACGGTTCACCGCCCAGGACCGCAGCCTCGCCCCGGCCGACGAGCAGCTGATCCAGGGGCACCTCCCCATCGCCCCGCACGAGTCCAAGGCCGACGGCACCGCCCGCGCCGAGCAGTTGCTCGACCTGGGCTTCCCGGGCTGGCGCGAGCGCGTCACCTGGCGGCGCGAGGCCGTCGCGAACGGCCGTACGGGCGCGGTGGACCTGCCCGGCACCAGCTGGCGCGACCGGCCCTCCGTGGACCGGGGCGACGGTGTCTACCTCGCCGGCGACCAGGTCGCGGCCCCGGGCGTGCTGTCGGAGGTCTCCTTCAACAGCGCCCTGACGGCGGTGTCCCTGGCCCTCGGCCGGCGGGAGCTTGACCTCAAGCAAGCTTGA
- a CDS encoding pentapeptide repeat-containing protein: protein MVRSTAGGRGAGGTRVKAARRPEIRLPALEPFTGGGLEPDGDHDGLEFQGADFAGQDGSGSRFLDCALRECALDEVRLRHASVLDSVLTGVRGVGTDLAEATLRDVELIDARLGGTQMHAAVLERVLIRGGKIDYLNLRMARLRDVVFEGCVLVEPDFGGARLERVEFVDCALKGADLQAATLKDVDLRGAVSLEISRGLDRLSGAVISTGQLLDLAPVLAVQWGIRVED from the coding sequence ATGGTGAGGAGTACGGCGGGCGGCAGGGGCGCGGGCGGTACGCGGGTGAAGGCGGCGCGGCGACCGGAGATCCGGCTGCCGGCGCTGGAGCCGTTCACGGGCGGCGGGCTGGAGCCGGACGGGGACCACGACGGCCTGGAGTTCCAGGGGGCGGATTTCGCGGGGCAGGACGGGTCGGGGTCCCGCTTCCTGGACTGCGCCCTGAGGGAGTGCGCGCTGGACGAGGTCCGGCTGCGGCACGCCTCCGTCCTGGACTCGGTCCTCACGGGTGTCCGGGGCGTCGGCACCGACCTCGCCGAGGCGACGCTGCGCGACGTCGAGCTGATCGACGCCCGCCTCGGGGGGACGCAGATGCACGCGGCGGTGCTGGAGCGGGTGCTGATCCGCGGCGGCAAGATCGACTATCTGAACCTGCGCATGGCCCGGCTCAGAGACGTCGTCTTCGAGGGCTGCGTCCTCGTCGAGCCGGACTTCGGCGGTGCCCGCCTGGAGCGCGTGGAGTTCGTGGACTGCGCGCTGAAGGGCGCCGACCTCCAGGCGGCGACCCTCAAGGACGTCGATCTGCGCGGGGCCGTGTCACTGGAGATCAGCCGGGGGCTGGACCGGCTGTCCGGGGCGGTGATCAGTACGGGCCAGCTGCTGGACCTGGCGCCGGTGCTGGCCGTGCAGTGGGGGATCAGGGTGGAGGACTGA
- a CDS encoding M1 family metallopeptidase: MVSRAHKIAIVARTVRLVPALLVCTLAVTACGGGVHGTPGGSGVRDPYFPKAGNGGYDVTHYGLRLAYDPDAHHLTGTATLTARANETLSAFNLDLLGLKAGKVTVGGQTARWNRAGQELTVRPREDLGQGETFRVTVEYSGAPETVTDPDGSQEGWLRTTDGALALGEPTGSMAWFPGNHHPSDKAAYDLTVTVPHGLRAVSNGELRGERTARGRTTFIWHTAEPMASYLATLAIGDFDISRSTARDGLPSYTAVDPAEKEESRAVLARIPEVLRWAERRFGPYPFSSTGAIVDRVADAGYALETQTRPVFPGAPGITLLVHEFAHQWYGDSVTPESWRDMWLNEGFATYAEWMWQEDHGGKSAQETFDALYDHGERTYEDLWSFPPAEPPDAAHLSRAPVYQRGAMVLHKVRQTVGDEAFGDILRGWAAAHRHGNADTGDFTAYVEKQAPGKDFHAIWEDWLYGEGKPERP, translated from the coding sequence ATGGTGTCACGCGCCCATAAGATCGCGATCGTGGCCCGAACTGTACGTCTTGTCCCTGCCCTGCTCGTCTGCACCCTCGCCGTCACCGCGTGCGGCGGCGGAGTGCACGGCACCCCGGGCGGCTCCGGCGTACGCGACCCGTACTTCCCGAAGGCCGGCAACGGCGGCTACGACGTCACCCACTACGGCCTGCGCCTCGCCTACGACCCGGACGCACACCACCTCACCGGCACGGCCACCCTCACCGCCCGGGCCAACGAGACCCTCTCCGCCTTCAACCTCGACCTGCTCGGTCTGAAGGCCGGGAAGGTCACCGTCGGCGGCCAGACCGCCCGCTGGAACCGTGCCGGGCAGGAGCTCACCGTCCGGCCGCGCGAGGATCTCGGTCAGGGCGAGACGTTCCGCGTGACCGTCGAGTACTCCGGGGCGCCCGAGACCGTCACCGACCCGGACGGCTCCCAGGAGGGCTGGCTGCGCACGACGGACGGGGCGCTCGCGCTGGGCGAGCCCACCGGGTCGATGGCCTGGTTCCCCGGCAACCACCACCCGTCCGACAAGGCGGCGTACGACCTCACGGTGACCGTGCCGCACGGGCTGCGGGCCGTGTCCAACGGGGAGTTGCGCGGCGAGAGGACCGCGCGGGGCCGGACGACGTTCATCTGGCACACCGCCGAGCCGATGGCGAGCTACCTCGCGACACTCGCCATCGGCGACTTCGACATCAGCCGCTCCACCGCCCGGGACGGTCTGCCCTCGTACACGGCCGTCGACCCCGCGGAGAAGGAGGAGAGCCGCGCGGTCCTCGCGCGCATCCCCGAGGTCCTGCGCTGGGCGGAGCGGCGGTTCGGCCCGTACCCCTTCTCCTCCACCGGCGCGATCGTCGACCGGGTGGCCGACGCCGGCTACGCCCTGGAGACCCAGACGCGCCCCGTCTTTCCCGGCGCCCCCGGCATCACGCTCCTCGTCCACGAGTTCGCCCACCAGTGGTACGGCGACTCCGTGACGCCGGAGAGCTGGCGGGACATGTGGCTGAACGAGGGGTTCGCGACGTACGCGGAGTGGATGTGGCAGGAGGACCACGGCGGGAAGAGCGCGCAGGAGACCTTCGACGCGCTGTACGACCACGGGGAGAGGACCTACGAGGACCTCTGGTCCTTCCCGCCCGCGGAACCCCCGGACGCCGCGCACCTCTCCCGAGCGCCCGTCTACCAGCGCGGCGCCATGGTCCTCCACAAGGTCCGCCAGACGGTCGGTGACGAGGCGTTCGGCGACATCCTCCGGGGCTGGGCGGCGGCCCACCGCCATGGGAACGCCGACACAGGCGACTTCACGGCGTACGTCGAGAAGCAGGCGCCCGGGAAGGACTTCCACGCGATCTGGGAGGACTGGCTGTACGGGGAGGGCAAGCCGGAGCGGCCCTGA
- a CDS encoding GNAT family N-acetyltransferase encodes MILDPLLPPPPGDSLPEPLLAELTALYASNHAFHTLTGDFPDPHHIRPEQVAHALSEEWTQPGTEVLLARSFGGLTGIAITLAHHPDPADPDPWIGLLMVDASRHGQGHGRRLATLVEDRFRAADRTAARLAVLDDNPQALAFWTALGYEVIDHREDLQMKRPCAVLRKELSAP; translated from the coding sequence GTGATCCTCGACCCCCTTCTCCCGCCACCCCCCGGCGACTCCCTCCCCGAACCCCTCCTCGCGGAGCTCACGGCCCTCTACGCCTCCAACCACGCGTTCCACACCCTCACCGGCGACTTCCCCGACCCGCACCACATCCGCCCGGAGCAGGTGGCACACGCCCTGTCGGAGGAGTGGACCCAGCCCGGCACCGAGGTGCTGCTCGCCCGCAGCTTCGGCGGCCTGACCGGGATCGCGATCACCCTCGCCCACCACCCGGACCCCGCCGACCCGGACCCCTGGATCGGCCTGTTGATGGTGGACGCGAGCCGGCACGGCCAGGGCCACGGCCGCCGCCTGGCCACCCTCGTGGAGGACCGCTTCCGCGCGGCGGACCGCACTGCCGCCCGCCTCGCCGTCCTCGACGACAACCCGCAGGCGCTGGCCTTCTGGACCGCCCTCGGCTACGAGGTCATCGACCATCGCGAGGACCTGCAGATGAAGCGCCCGTGTGCGGTGCTCCGCAAGGAACTCAGCGCGCCTTAG
- a CDS encoding TerD family protein, which produces MAVSLSKGGNVSLTKEAPGLTAVTVGLGWDVRTTTGTDFDLDASAIAVNTQGKVYSDAHFVFFNNKQTPDNSIVHTGDNRTGEGAGDDEAINVNLAALPADIDKIVFPVSIYDAENRSQNFGQVRNAYIRIVNQAGGAEIARYDLSEDAATETAMVFGELYRNGAEWKFRAVGQGYASGLVGIAQDFGVNV; this is translated from the coding sequence ATGGCTGTAAGCCTGTCCAAGGGTGGCAACGTCTCGCTCACCAAGGAGGCTCCGGGCCTGACCGCCGTCACCGTGGGCCTCGGCTGGGACGTCCGCACCACCACCGGCACGGACTTCGACCTCGACGCGTCCGCGATCGCGGTCAACACGCAGGGCAAGGTCTACTCGGACGCCCACTTCGTCTTCTTCAACAACAAGCAGACGCCGGACAACTCCATCGTCCACACCGGTGACAACCGCACGGGTGAGGGCGCCGGCGACGACGAGGCGATCAACGTCAACCTCGCCGCCCTCCCGGCCGACATCGACAAGATCGTCTTCCCGGTGTCCATCTACGACGCCGAGAACCGCTCGCAGAACTTCGGCCAGGTGCGCAACGCCTACATCCGCATCGTCAACCAGGCCGGCGGCGCCGAGATCGCCCGCTACGACCTGTCGGAGGACGCCGCCACGGAGACGGCCATGGTCTTCGGCGAGCTGTACCGCAACGGCGCGGAGTGGAAGTTCCGCGCGGTCGGCCAGGGCTACGCCTCGGGTCTGGTCGGCATCGCCCAGGACTTCGGCGTGAACGTCTGA
- the arfB gene encoding alternative ribosome rescue aminoacyl-tRNA hydrolase ArfB, producing MDGMSGPHVIRGSVSLPEAELMWRFSRSSGPGGQHVNTSDSKVELSFDLARTEALPEVWKKRALERLAGRLVDGVVTVRSSEHRSQWRNREAAAVRLAALLAEATAPPPKPRKPTRIPRGINERRLREKKQRSETKRGRSAQGWS from the coding sequence ATGGACGGCATGTCTGGTCCCCACGTCATCCGCGGCTCCGTCTCCCTGCCCGAGGCCGAGCTCATGTGGCGTTTCTCGCGGTCGTCGGGGCCGGGCGGGCAGCACGTCAACACCAGTGACTCGAAGGTCGAGCTCAGCTTCGACCTGGCGAGGACCGAGGCGCTGCCCGAGGTGTGGAAGAAGCGGGCGCTGGAACGGCTGGCCGGGCGCCTGGTCGACGGGGTCGTCACCGTACGTTCCTCCGAGCACCGCTCCCAGTGGCGCAACCGCGAGGCCGCCGCCGTACGCCTCGCCGCGCTCCTGGCCGAGGCCACCGCGCCGCCGCCCAAGCCCCGCAAGCCGACCCGGATCCCCCGGGGCATCAACGAGCGGCGCCTGCGCGAGAAGAAGCAGCGCTCGGAGACCAAGCGGGGCCGCTCGGCGCAGGGCTGGAGCTAG
- a CDS encoding GNAT family N-acetyltransferase: MTTTGPRLEEITPANLDAALGIAVRPDQEHAVSPVVKSLAEAYVHPGVAWPRLIVDGDRPVGFLMAFLDIDWYEDGSVRRSGLWRLNIAAGEQGRGYGRFAVDSVAAELRRRGTEQLYVTWHPGPEGPEDFYLGLGFRRNGETSGGQTVGVLELKGRRESSDRS; encoded by the coding sequence ATGACCACGACAGGCCCGCGTCTCGAAGAGATCACCCCCGCGAACCTCGACGCCGCCCTCGGCATCGCCGTCCGTCCCGACCAGGAGCACGCGGTCTCCCCGGTCGTGAAGTCACTCGCCGAGGCCTACGTCCATCCGGGCGTCGCCTGGCCCCGCCTGATCGTCGACGGCGACCGCCCGGTCGGCTTCCTCATGGCCTTCCTCGACATCGACTGGTACGAGGACGGCAGCGTCCGCCGCTCGGGCCTGTGGCGGCTGAACATCGCGGCCGGGGAGCAGGGCCGGGGATACGGCCGTTTCGCCGTGGACTCCGTCGCCGCCGAGCTGCGCCGGCGCGGCACCGAGCAGCTCTACGTCACCTGGCACCCCGGCCCCGAGGGCCCGGAGGACTTCTACCTGGGGCTCGGTTTCCGCCGGAACGGGGAGACCAGCGGCGGCCAGACGGTCGGAGTGCTGGAGCTGAAAGGCAGACGGGAATCGTCAGACAGGTCCTAG
- a CDS encoding flavin reductase family protein, which translates to MPNTPAATSPIIPSPASGHAEGVSNDEFRAAMSRLASGVVLVTAQEPPLDPDDPSAPGSEDVGMTATAFMSVSLDPPLVLVSLREGSRMDELLDEQPLWAVSVLSESQRHIAGRFAMKGRVSDRLLFADIPYTRGEYTGAPLVGGALAVLECRTEQRVRAGDHTLVIGRVLTARVPSAEGGPLTYFRGRYRQLG; encoded by the coding sequence GTGCCGAACACTCCCGCTGCCACGTCCCCGATCATTCCGTCGCCCGCCTCCGGGCATGCTGAGGGGGTGAGCAACGACGAGTTCCGCGCCGCCATGTCCCGGCTGGCCTCGGGCGTGGTCCTGGTGACCGCGCAGGAGCCGCCGCTCGACCCGGACGACCCCTCGGCGCCGGGCAGCGAGGACGTGGGCATGACGGCCACGGCCTTCATGTCGGTGTCCCTGGACCCGCCCCTGGTGCTGGTGAGCCTGCGCGAGGGCTCCCGCATGGACGAGCTGCTCGACGAGCAGCCCCTGTGGGCGGTCTCGGTCCTCTCCGAGAGCCAGCGCCACATCGCGGGCCGCTTCGCCATGAAGGGCCGCGTCAGCGACCGCCTGCTCTTCGCGGACATCCCGTACACGCGCGGCGAGTACACCGGGGCGCCCCTGGTCGGCGGCGCCCTGGCCGTCCTGGAGTGCCGCACGGAGCAGCGGGTCCGGGCCGGCGACCACACCCTCGTCATCGGCCGCGTCCTGACGGCCCGCGTCCCGAGCGCGGAGGGGGGCCCGCTGACGTATTTCCGGGGCCGCTACCGGCAGTTGGGCTGA
- the cdgB gene encoding diguanylate cyclase CdgB, translated as METESEPYVRLASLRQLHQVMADMNTARSLADTLQTVAEGVVAALGYELACVNLVRPDGDLVVAAFAGNPAAEALITGRVGSRESWERRLGMGEHWGDLVFIPHTEGWVLDDDDVPQWYTDGPAPRFEDEWHPADRLFAPMYAPGPQGSAACGELIGVLSVDRPRNGRRPGAWGREALQMYAFQAAIAISNARLRANMQRALVRLEREQQALRASEESFRQAFEYAPSGMAIAEMGGDQHGRILRTNDALCRLLGRPASAMRRYSFSDLVHPEDIGTLLRTSAEGGRAELRLGRRDGTYVWVSLRNSVVADAADGPRFLLTHVEDIEERKRRELQLAHRASHDSLTGLPNSAELRSRLSARLCQRAAPAHPGIVESHDAAYGHPAFDAIGHAFDFGAGTEPFDAYDHHVHTVAPDGDHDDGTKGLAVLFCDLDGFKSINDRFGHNAGDAVLIEVARRLSNGVRDGDTVARLGGDEFVILADGLGRADAQDLAVRLRNEIIQPIRAEGRAVRVGASFGIGWAHCGMTADEVLKSADERMYVEKRSRPKQHRRAG; from the coding sequence ATGGAGACCGAGTCGGAACCCTACGTCCGCCTTGCGTCCCTGCGGCAACTGCACCAGGTCATGGCCGACATGAACACGGCCCGCAGCCTGGCGGACACACTGCAGACCGTCGCGGAGGGCGTGGTCGCCGCCCTCGGGTACGAGCTGGCGTGCGTGAACCTCGTACGGCCCGACGGCGACCTCGTCGTCGCCGCGTTCGCCGGGAACCCGGCCGCCGAGGCCCTCATCACCGGCCGCGTCGGCTCGCGCGAGTCCTGGGAACGCCGCCTCGGCATGGGCGAGCACTGGGGCGACCTCGTGTTCATACCGCACACCGAAGGCTGGGTCCTCGACGACGACGACGTCCCGCAGTGGTACACCGACGGCCCCGCCCCCCGCTTCGAGGACGAGTGGCACCCGGCCGACCGGCTCTTCGCGCCGATGTACGCACCCGGCCCGCAGGGCAGCGCGGCCTGCGGCGAGCTGATCGGCGTGCTGTCCGTGGACCGGCCGCGCAACGGCCGCCGCCCCGGTGCCTGGGGCCGCGAGGCGCTCCAGATGTACGCCTTCCAGGCCGCCATCGCGATCAGCAACGCCCGGCTGCGCGCCAACATGCAGCGGGCGCTCGTCCGGCTGGAGCGCGAGCAGCAGGCGCTGCGGGCGAGCGAGGAAAGCTTCAGGCAGGCCTTCGAGTACGCCCCGTCCGGGATGGCCATCGCCGAGATGGGCGGCGACCAGCACGGCCGGATCCTGCGCACGAACGACGCCCTGTGCCGGCTGCTCGGCCGCCCCGCGTCCGCGATGCGCCGCTACTCGTTCTCCGACCTGGTCCACCCCGAGGACATAGGCACGCTCCTGCGCACCTCCGCCGAGGGCGGCCGGGCCGAGCTCCGCCTCGGGCGCCGGGACGGCACCTACGTCTGGGTCAGCCTGCGCAACAGCGTCGTCGCGGACGCCGCCGACGGCCCGCGCTTCCTGCTCACCCACGTCGAGGACATCGAGGAGCGCAAGCGCCGCGAGCTCCAGCTCGCCCATCGCGCCTCCCACGACTCGCTCACGGGCCTGCCGAACTCCGCCGAGCTGCGCTCCCGCCTGTCCGCCCGGCTGTGCCAGCGCGCGGCGCCCGCGCACCCCGGCATCGTGGAGTCGCACGACGCGGCCTACGGCCACCCCGCCTTCGACGCGATCGGTCACGCCTTCGACTTCGGAGCGGGCACCGAGCCGTTCGACGCCTACGACCACCATGTGCACACCGTCGCCCCGGACGGCGACCACGACGACGGCACCAAGGGCCTCGCCGTCCTCTTCTGCGACCTCGACGGCTTCAAGTCGATCAACGACCGGTTCGGGCACAACGCGGGTGACGCGGTCCTCATCGAGGTCGCCCGTCGGCTGAGCAACGGCGTCCGCGACGGCGACACCGTCGCCCGGCTCGGTGGTGACGAATTCGTCATCCTCGCCGACGGGCTGGGCCGCGCCGACGCACAGGACCTCGCCGTACGGCTGCGCAACGAGATCATCCAGCCGATCCGGGCCGAGGGGCGGGCCGTCCGGGTCGGCGCCAGCTTCGGCATCGGATGGGCACATTGTGGAATGACGGCGGACGAAGTGTTGAAATCCGCTGACGAGCGGATGTACGTCGAGAAACGATCTCGTCCCAAACAACACAGACGCGCCGGGTGA
- a CDS encoding 1-phosphofructokinase family hexose kinase, translating into MILTVTLNTALDITYRVPSLRPHASHRVSEVTERPGGKGVNVARVLAALGHEVTVTGFTGGATGRVVQEKLAAVPGVADALVPVRGATRRTIAVADSQTGDTTQLNEPGPTITPAEWSAFQEAYEDLLPSASAVALCGSLPPGVPVGAYAGLVRTARSFGVPVLLDTSGEPLRRGVAARPDIIKPNADELAELTGSHEPLRATQDARRRGAAAVVASLGPEGLLAATREGRWRATPPTSVPGNPTGAGDSVVAGLLSGLLDHLPWPDRLARATALSAATVQAPVAGEFDRGVYEDLLGRVTVSGEVSAA; encoded by the coding sequence GTGATCCTCACGGTCACGCTGAACACCGCTCTCGACATCACGTACCGCGTACCGTCTCTCCGGCCGCACGCCTCCCACCGCGTCTCCGAGGTGACGGAACGCCCCGGCGGCAAGGGCGTCAACGTGGCCCGGGTGCTCGCGGCGCTCGGGCACGAGGTGACGGTGACCGGTTTCACGGGCGGGGCGACGGGGCGGGTCGTGCAGGAGAAGCTCGCGGCGGTCCCGGGGGTGGCGGACGCCCTGGTGCCGGTCAGGGGCGCGACCCGCCGCACGATAGCCGTGGCCGACTCCCAGACCGGCGACACGACTCAGCTCAACGAACCGGGCCCCACGATCACGCCCGCCGAGTGGTCGGCCTTCCAGGAGGCCTACGAGGACCTGCTCCCGTCCGCCTCAGCGGTGGCCCTGTGCGGCAGCCTGCCGCCGGGCGTGCCGGTGGGGGCTTACGCGGGCCTGGTCCGGACGGCCCGGTCCTTCGGGGTCCCGGTCCTCCTCGACACCAGCGGCGAACCCCTGCGCCGGGGCGTCGCGGCCCGCCCGGACATCATCAAGCCGAACGCCGACGAACTGGCGGAACTGACCGGCTCCCACGAGCCCCTGCGCGCCACCCAGGACGCCCGCCGCCGGGGCGCGGCCGCGGTCGTGGCATCCCTCGGCCCCGAGGGCCTCCTCGCCGCCACCCGAGAGGGCCGCTGGCGAGCCACCCCACCGACCTCCGTACCGGGCAACCCGACGGGCGCGGGCGACTCGGTGGTCGCGGGCCTGCTGTCGGGCCTGCTGGACCACCTCCCCTGGCCGGACCGCCTGGCCCGGGCGACGGCCTTGTCGGCGGCGACGGTGCAGGCGCCGGTGGCCGGGGAGTTCGACCGGGGGGTGTACGAGGACCTGCTGGGGAGGGTGACGGTTTCGGGGGAGGTCAGCGCGGCCTGA
- the nagA gene encoding N-acetylglucosamine-6-phosphate deacetylase, whose translation MATPPGARGTARPATNHPHPATAEHPTVLTGATVVLPTGTVEHGQVTVDGTRIAPTAPEHAQVIDVTDHYVIPGFVDIHNHGGGGASFTSGSVEDILKGIHTHRLHGTTTLVASTVTGDMDFLTQRAGLLSELAEQGEIAGIHFEGPFISPCRKGAHSEDLLRDPHPAEVRKLIDAARGRARMVTLATELPGGTDSVRLLAEHGVIAAIGHTDATYEQTVEAIDAGATVATHLFNAMPPLGHRSPGPIAALLEDDRITVELINDGTHLHPAALQLAFHRAGADRVAFITDAMDAAGFGDGRYWLGPLEVEVADGVARLLADGTIAGSTLTLDRAFKRAVTVDGLSVEDAVTALSATPARLLGMDDRIGSLEPGKDADLVLLDADFELTGVMRRGEWVVGPQLR comes from the coding sequence ATGGCAACGCCCCCAGGGGCGCGGGGAACTGCGCGACCAGCCACAAACCACCCGCACCCCGCAACGGCCGAACACCCCACGGTCCTCACCGGCGCAACCGTCGTCCTCCCCACAGGAACCGTCGAACACGGCCAGGTGACCGTCGACGGCACCCGGATCGCCCCCACAGCCCCCGAACACGCCCAGGTCATCGACGTAACAGACCACTACGTGATCCCCGGCTTCGTGGACATCCACAACCACGGCGGCGGCGGAGCCTCCTTCACCTCCGGCTCGGTCGAGGACATCCTCAAGGGCATCCACACCCACCGCCTGCACGGCACGACCACCCTGGTCGCCTCGACCGTCACCGGCGACATGGACTTCCTCACCCAGCGCGCGGGCCTGCTGAGCGAGCTGGCCGAGCAGGGCGAGATCGCCGGCATCCACTTCGAGGGACCGTTCATCTCCCCCTGCCGCAAGGGCGCGCACTCCGAGGACCTGCTGCGCGACCCCCACCCGGCGGAGGTCCGCAAGCTGATCGACGCGGCCCGGGGCAGGGCGAGGATGGTCACGCTGGCCACGGAACTGCCCGGCGGCACCGACTCGGTACGCCTCCTGGCCGAACACGGCGTGATCGCGGCGATCGGCCACACCGACGCGACGTACGAGCAGACGGTCGAGGCCATCGACGCGGGCGCGACGGTCGCCACCCACCTCTTCAACGCCATGCCGCCGCTCGGCCACCGCTCCCCCGGCCCGATCGCCGCGCTCCTGGAGGACGACCGGATCACGGTCGAGCTGATCAACGACGGCACGCATCTGCACCCCGCCGCGCTCCAGCTGGCGTTCCACCGCGCGGGCGCGGACCGGGTGGCGTTCATCACGGACGCGATGGACGCGGCCGGTTTCGGTGACGGACGCTACTGGCTGGGCCCGCTGGAGGTGGAGGTCGCGGACGGCGTGGCCCGCCTGCTGGCGGACGGCACGATCGCCGGCTCGACCCTCACGCTGGACCGCGCGTTCAAGCGGGCGGTCACGGTCGACGGCCTGTCCGTCGAGGACGCGGTGACGGCCCTCTCGGCCACCCCGGCCCGCCTCCTCGGCATGGACGACCGGATCGGCTCCCTGGAGCCCGGCAAGGACGCGGACCTGGTCCTGCTGGACGCCGATTTCGAGCTGACGGGCGTGATGCGCCGGGGCGAATGGGTGGTCGGTCCCCAACTGCGCTGA
- a CDS encoding ROK family protein produces MRHVIALDVGGTGMKAALAGPRGEVLHRARRATGREQGPEAVVAGILDFAAELRAYGTEHFGTPASAAGVAVPGIVDEARGVAAYAANLGWRDVPLRDLLAERLGVPVALGHDVRTGGLAEGRVGAGRGADRFLFVALGTGIAGAIGLDGRVEAGAHGFAGEIGHIVVRPGGAPCPCGQRGCLERFASAAAVSEAWATASGTPGADAADCAKAVDSGDPGARAVWQEAVDALADGLVTALTLLDPRVLIIGGGLAEAGETLFTPLREAIRHRITFQRQPSLVPAALGDGAGCLGAGLLAWDLLASTDRSEVTT; encoded by the coding sequence CCGGGCCACCGGACGCGAGCAGGGGCCGGAGGCCGTCGTCGCGGGCATCCTCGACTTCGCCGCCGAGCTGCGCGCGTACGGCACCGAGCACTTCGGCACGCCCGCGTCGGCCGCCGGCGTGGCCGTCCCCGGCATCGTCGACGAGGCGCGGGGCGTCGCCGCCTACGCGGCGAACCTCGGCTGGCGCGACGTCCCGCTGCGCGACCTGCTGGCGGAGCGGCTGGGCGTCCCGGTCGCCCTCGGCCACGACGTGCGCACCGGCGGCCTCGCCGAGGGCCGGGTCGGCGCGGGCCGGGGCGCCGACCGGTTCCTGTTCGTGGCGCTGGGCACCGGCATCGCGGGCGCCATCGGCCTGGACGGCCGGGTCGAGGCGGGCGCGCACGGCTTCGCGGGCGAGATCGGCCACATCGTCGTACGCCCCGGCGGAGCCCCGTGCCCGTGCGGCCAGCGCGGCTGCCTGGAGCGTTTCGCCTCGGCAGCGGCCGTGAGCGAGGCCTGGGCGACGGCCTCCGGCACCCCGGGCGCGGACGCGGCGGACTGCGCGAAGGCGGTGGACTCCGGCGACCCCGGAGCCCGGGCGGTCTGGCAGGAGGCGGTCGACGCCCTGGCCGACGGCCTGGTGACGGCCCTGACCCTGCTGGACCCCCGCGTCCTGATCATCGGCGGCGGTCTGGCGGAGGCGGGAGAGACCCTGTTCACGCCGCTGCGGGAGGCCATCCGGCACCGGATCACCTTCCAGAGACAGCCGTCACTCGTCCCGGCGGCGCTGGGCGACGGTGCCGGTTGCCTGGGGGCGGGGCTGCTGGCCTGGGATCTTCTGGCATCGACCGACCGTTCGGAGGTAACCACCTGA